In Carassius carassius chromosome 7, fCarCar2.1, whole genome shotgun sequence, one genomic interval encodes:
- the LOC132143805 gene encoding E3 ubiquitin-protein ligase ZFP91-like isoform X4: MEPQLSNNKEEMEKEAALEKSAGQSTASTPCRAFRGRGDGCLKTEGTCPPETNGAAPSVAGSGRVLRDRSTRAIPVWRQSDIGESRGEVTRDAVANRRRKAKCPRRRKSAAAAQGSSNAAREFSGDCDLPDEFEENKDALVNRAAHGRRVQMRSGARSCRGSPKTVFKIEPEMDIDYEEANKAVEKTGTSVEKKEEESLDDEDVIEVEECPFVDDPKDENYLPYSHSEEEDTVSSDEDAPFRDDTDDQSYDPKEIPKLRRRPPTRLTEKDKASMQETEIKTEGGESTDVQTAAEVDEGAEAPRKRGRRRKDDKSPRLPKRRKKPPVQYVRCEMEGCGTVLAHPRYLQHHIKYQHLMKKKYVCPHPSCGRLFRLQKQLLRHAKHHTDQRDYICEFCARAFKSSHNLAVHRMIHTGEKPLQCEICGFTCRQKASLNWHMKKHDADATYQFSCSICGKKFEKKDSVVAHKAKSHPEVLIAEALASNPGALITTPTGVISLLETSTGSIQTEQVVPEAQGSSAIPAGQMPLQFVSTQQHQIQQLPIQPSMTSVTQQAPLVQQLPVQSYSPQSQIVHMAFRALPQQQLPLVSVAQQLPLQTTQPHPNQTLSRPPSLNPEGSAESRSVLGFGGDPASSSSTSPQSSTTPSETRQVVWEGDGTNENGSGGGVWGVGGEGEEPNMTDSSDSQIQRALL, encoded by the exons ATGGAGCCGCAGCTCTCAAACAACAAagaggagatggagaaagaggcGGCCCTGGAGAAATCCGCGGGGCAGAGTACCGCATCTACCCCGTGCAGAGCATTCAGAGGACGGGGCGACGGGTGTCTGAAGACCGAAGGGACTTGCCCACCCGAGACAAACGGAGCTGCGCCGAGCGTGGCGGGGTCCGGGCGCGTTTTAAGGGACAGGTCAACGAGAGCGATTCCCGTGTGGAGGCAGAGCGATATCGGGGAGAGCCGGGGTGAAGTGACACGCGACGCTGTGGCGAATCGCCGAAGGAAAGCGAAATGCCCGCGGCGCAGGAAGAGCGCAGCAGCCGCGCAGGGTTCCTCGAATGCGGCCAGAGAGTTCAGCGGTGACTGCGACCTTCCGGACGA GTTTGAAGAAAACAAGGATGCGCTGGTTAATAGAG CGGCCCACGGCAGACGGGTGCAGATGCGCTCAGGGGCCCGCTCCTGCCGGGGCTCGCCTAAGACTGTGTTTAAAATTGAGCCAGAAATGGACATTGACTATG AGGAGGCCAATAAAGCAGTCGAAAAGACAGGAACAAG TGTGGAGAAAAAGGAAGAGGAGAGCTTGGATGATGAAGATGTTATAGAAGTGGAAGAGTGTCCATTTGTGGATGATCCAAAAGATGAAAACTACCTACCCTATTCTCATAG TGAGGAAGAGGACACCGTCAGCAGTGATGAAGATGCCCCTTTTAGAGATGACACGGATGACCAGAGCTACGATCCTAA GGAAATTCCTAAGTTGAGGCGCAGACCCCCTACTAGACTGACGGAGAAGGACAAAGCTTCAATGCAAGAGACCGAGATTAAAACTGAGGGAGGGGAGAGCACAGATGTGCAGACTGCTGCTGAAGTTGATGAAGGTGCCGAGGCACCCAGGAA AAGAGGTCGAAGAAGGAAAGATGATAAAAGCCCTCGTCTTCCTAAAAGAAG GAAAAAGCCGCCGGTACAGTATGTGCGTTGTGAAATGGAAGGATGTGGTACAGTGCTGGCCCATCCGCGTTACTTACAG CATCACATTAAATACCAACACCTGATGAAGAAGAAGTACGTCTGCCCTCATCCCTCATGCGGACGACTCTTCCGGCTGCAGAAACAGCTACTGCGGCATGCCAAGCACCACACCG ATCAGAGAGACTATATCTGTGAGTTCTGTGCTCGCGCCTTCAAGAGCTCTCACAACCTGGCTGTGCATCGAATGAtacacaccggagagaaaccacTGCA GTGTGAAATCTGTGGTTTCACTTGCCGTCAGAAGGCCTCTCTTAACTGGCACATGAAGAAGCATGATGCAGATGCCACGTACCAGTTCTCCTGCAGCATCTGTGGTAAGAAGTTTGAAAAGAAGGACAGTGTGGTGGCTCACAAAGCCAAGAGCCACCCCGAGGTGCTCATTGCCGAGGCCCTGGCCTCCAATCCCGGAGCCCTCATCACCACTCCTACCGGAGTCATCTCGCTCCTGGAGACCTCCACAGGCTCCATACAGACAGAGCAGGTGGTCCCTGAGGCCCAGGGGAGCTCTGCCATACCAGCAGGTCAG ATGCCACTACAGTTTGTCTCGACGCAGCAACACCAAATCCAGCAGCTACCCATTCAGCCCTCCATGACCAGCGTCACCCAGCAGGCTCCTTTGGTCCAGCAGCTGCCTGTTCAATCCTACAGCCCTCAATCCCAGATTGTCCACATGGCCTTCAGAGCTCTTCCTCAGCAGCAGCTCCCACTGGTGTCTGTCGCACAGCAGCTGCCTCTTCAAACCACCCAGCCACATCCAAACCAGACCCTCTCTAGGCCCCCAAGCCTCAACCCAGAGGGGTCTGCTGAATCCCGGAGCGTTTTGGGATTCGGGGGCGATCCTGCCTCCTCATCATCtacttctccccagtcttccacTACTCCTTCTGAGACGAGACAGGTGGTCTGGGAGGGAGACGGGACTAATGAGAACGGAagtgggggtggggtttggggggtggGCGGAGAGGGGGAGGAGCCAAACATGACGGACAGTTCAGACAGCCAAATACAGCGTGCTCTGCTGTAG
- the LOC132143805 gene encoding E3 ubiquitin-protein ligase ZFP91-like isoform X3 — MEPQLSNNKEEMEKEAALEKSAGQSTASTPCRAFRGRGDGCLKTEGTCPPETNGAAPSVAGSGRVLRDRSTRAIPVWRQSDIGESRGEVTRDAVANRRRKAKCPRRRKSAAAAQGSSNAAREFSGDCDLPDEFEENKDALVNRAAHGRRVQMRSGARSCRGSPKTVFKIEPEMDIDYEEANKAVEKTGTSVEKKEEESLDDEDVIEVEECPFVDDPKDENYLPYSHSEEEDTVSSDEDAPFRDDTDDQSYDPKEIPKLRRRPPTRLTEKDKASMQETEIKTEGGESTDVQTAAEVDEGAEAPRKRGRRRKDDKSPRLPKRRKKPPVQYVRCEMEGCGTVLAHPRYLQHHIKYQHLMKKKYVCPHPSCGRLFRLQKQLLRHAKHHTDQRDYICEFCARAFKSSHNLAVHRMIHTGEKPLQCEICGFTCRQKASLNWHMKKHDADATYQFSCSICGKKFEKKDSVVAHKAKSHPEVLIAEALASNPGALITTPTGVISLLETSTGSIQTEQVVPEAQGSSAIPAGQVGPVMVVDQDHPVHTMQMPLQFVSTQQHQIQQLPIQPSMTSVTQQAPLVQQLPVQSYSPQSQIVHMAFRALPQQQLPLVSVAQQLPLQTTQPHPNQTLSRPPSLNPEGSAESRSVLGFGGDPASSSSTSPQSSTTPSETRQVVWEGDGTNENGSGGGVWGVGGEGEEPNMTDSSDSQIQRALL; from the exons ATGGAGCCGCAGCTCTCAAACAACAAagaggagatggagaaagaggcGGCCCTGGAGAAATCCGCGGGGCAGAGTACCGCATCTACCCCGTGCAGAGCATTCAGAGGACGGGGCGACGGGTGTCTGAAGACCGAAGGGACTTGCCCACCCGAGACAAACGGAGCTGCGCCGAGCGTGGCGGGGTCCGGGCGCGTTTTAAGGGACAGGTCAACGAGAGCGATTCCCGTGTGGAGGCAGAGCGATATCGGGGAGAGCCGGGGTGAAGTGACACGCGACGCTGTGGCGAATCGCCGAAGGAAAGCGAAATGCCCGCGGCGCAGGAAGAGCGCAGCAGCCGCGCAGGGTTCCTCGAATGCGGCCAGAGAGTTCAGCGGTGACTGCGACCTTCCGGACGA GTTTGAAGAAAACAAGGATGCGCTGGTTAATAGAG CGGCCCACGGCAGACGGGTGCAGATGCGCTCAGGGGCCCGCTCCTGCCGGGGCTCGCCTAAGACTGTGTTTAAAATTGAGCCAGAAATGGACATTGACTATG AGGAGGCCAATAAAGCAGTCGAAAAGACAGGAACAAG TGTGGAGAAAAAGGAAGAGGAGAGCTTGGATGATGAAGATGTTATAGAAGTGGAAGAGTGTCCATTTGTGGATGATCCAAAAGATGAAAACTACCTACCCTATTCTCATAG TGAGGAAGAGGACACCGTCAGCAGTGATGAAGATGCCCCTTTTAGAGATGACACGGATGACCAGAGCTACGATCCTAA GGAAATTCCTAAGTTGAGGCGCAGACCCCCTACTAGACTGACGGAGAAGGACAAAGCTTCAATGCAAGAGACCGAGATTAAAACTGAGGGAGGGGAGAGCACAGATGTGCAGACTGCTGCTGAAGTTGATGAAGGTGCCGAGGCACCCAGGAA AAGAGGTCGAAGAAGGAAAGATGATAAAAGCCCTCGTCTTCCTAAAAGAAG GAAAAAGCCGCCGGTACAGTATGTGCGTTGTGAAATGGAAGGATGTGGTACAGTGCTGGCCCATCCGCGTTACTTACAG CATCACATTAAATACCAACACCTGATGAAGAAGAAGTACGTCTGCCCTCATCCCTCATGCGGACGACTCTTCCGGCTGCAGAAACAGCTACTGCGGCATGCCAAGCACCACACCG ATCAGAGAGACTATATCTGTGAGTTCTGTGCTCGCGCCTTCAAGAGCTCTCACAACCTGGCTGTGCATCGAATGAtacacaccggagagaaaccacTGCA GTGTGAAATCTGTGGTTTCACTTGCCGTCAGAAGGCCTCTCTTAACTGGCACATGAAGAAGCATGATGCAGATGCCACGTACCAGTTCTCCTGCAGCATCTGTGGTAAGAAGTTTGAAAAGAAGGACAGTGTGGTGGCTCACAAAGCCAAGAGCCACCCCGAGGTGCTCATTGCCGAGGCCCTGGCCTCCAATCCCGGAGCCCTCATCACCACTCCTACCGGAGTCATCTCGCTCCTGGAGACCTCCACAGGCTCCATACAGACAGAGCAGGTGGTCCCTGAGGCCCAGGGGAGCTCTGCCATACCAGCAGGTCAGGTGGGTCCAGTGATGGTTGTGGATCAGGATCACCCAGTACACACAATGCAG ATGCCACTACAGTTTGTCTCGACGCAGCAACACCAAATCCAGCAGCTACCCATTCAGCCCTCCATGACCAGCGTCACCCAGCAGGCTCCTTTGGTCCAGCAGCTGCCTGTTCAATCCTACAGCCCTCAATCCCAGATTGTCCACATGGCCTTCAGAGCTCTTCCTCAGCAGCAGCTCCCACTGGTGTCTGTCGCACAGCAGCTGCCTCTTCAAACCACCCAGCCACATCCAAACCAGACCCTCTCTAGGCCCCCAAGCCTCAACCCAGAGGGGTCTGCTGAATCCCGGAGCGTTTTGGGATTCGGGGGCGATCCTGCCTCCTCATCATCtacttctccccagtcttccacTACTCCTTCTGAGACGAGACAGGTGGTCTGGGAGGGAGACGGGACTAATGAGAACGGAagtgggggtggggtttggggggtggGCGGAGAGGGGGAGGAGCCAAACATGACGGACAGTTCAGACAGCCAAATACAGCGTGCTCTGCTGTAG
- the LOC132143805 gene encoding E3 ubiquitin-protein ligase ZFP91-like isoform X1, producing the protein MEPQLSNNKEEMEKEAALEKSAGQSTASTPCRAFRGRGDGCLKTEGTCPPETNGAAPSVAGSGRVLRDRSTRAIPVWRQSDIGESRGEVTRDAVANRRRKAKCPRRRKSAAAAQGSSNAAREFSGDCDLPDEFEENKDALVNRAAHGRRVQMRSGARSCRGSPKTVFKIEPEMDIDYEEANKAVEKTGTSVEKKEEESLDDEDVIEVEECPFVDDPKDENYLPYSHSEEEDTVSSDEDAPFRDDTDDQSYDPKEIPKLRRRPPTRLTEKDKASMQETEIKTEGGESTDVQTAAEVDEGAEAPRKRGRRRKDDKSPRLPKRRKKPPVQYVRCEMEGCGTVLAHPRYLQHHIKYQHLMKKKYVCPHPSCGRLFRLQKQLLRHAKHHTDQRDYICEFCARAFKSSHNLAVHRMIHTGEKPLQCEICGFTCRQKASLNWHMKKHDADATYQFSCSICGKKFEKKDSVVAHKAKSHPEVLIAEALASNPGALITTPTGVISLLETSTGSIQTEQVVPEAQGSSAIPAGQVGPVMVVDQDHPVHTMQVPVTLALSSTEEENSSPSQQTSAHSLQMPLQFVSTQQHQIQQLPIQPSMTSVTQQAPLVQQLPVQSYSPQSQIVHMAFRALPQQQLPLVSVAQQLPLQTTQPHPNQTLSRPPSLNPEGSAESRSVLGFGGDPASSSSTSPQSSTTPSETRQVVWEGDGTNENGSGGGVWGVGGEGEEPNMTDSSDSQIQRALL; encoded by the exons ATGGAGCCGCAGCTCTCAAACAACAAagaggagatggagaaagaggcGGCCCTGGAGAAATCCGCGGGGCAGAGTACCGCATCTACCCCGTGCAGAGCATTCAGAGGACGGGGCGACGGGTGTCTGAAGACCGAAGGGACTTGCCCACCCGAGACAAACGGAGCTGCGCCGAGCGTGGCGGGGTCCGGGCGCGTTTTAAGGGACAGGTCAACGAGAGCGATTCCCGTGTGGAGGCAGAGCGATATCGGGGAGAGCCGGGGTGAAGTGACACGCGACGCTGTGGCGAATCGCCGAAGGAAAGCGAAATGCCCGCGGCGCAGGAAGAGCGCAGCAGCCGCGCAGGGTTCCTCGAATGCGGCCAGAGAGTTCAGCGGTGACTGCGACCTTCCGGACGA GTTTGAAGAAAACAAGGATGCGCTGGTTAATAGAG CGGCCCACGGCAGACGGGTGCAGATGCGCTCAGGGGCCCGCTCCTGCCGGGGCTCGCCTAAGACTGTGTTTAAAATTGAGCCAGAAATGGACATTGACTATG AGGAGGCCAATAAAGCAGTCGAAAAGACAGGAACAAG TGTGGAGAAAAAGGAAGAGGAGAGCTTGGATGATGAAGATGTTATAGAAGTGGAAGAGTGTCCATTTGTGGATGATCCAAAAGATGAAAACTACCTACCCTATTCTCATAG TGAGGAAGAGGACACCGTCAGCAGTGATGAAGATGCCCCTTTTAGAGATGACACGGATGACCAGAGCTACGATCCTAA GGAAATTCCTAAGTTGAGGCGCAGACCCCCTACTAGACTGACGGAGAAGGACAAAGCTTCAATGCAAGAGACCGAGATTAAAACTGAGGGAGGGGAGAGCACAGATGTGCAGACTGCTGCTGAAGTTGATGAAGGTGCCGAGGCACCCAGGAA AAGAGGTCGAAGAAGGAAAGATGATAAAAGCCCTCGTCTTCCTAAAAGAAG GAAAAAGCCGCCGGTACAGTATGTGCGTTGTGAAATGGAAGGATGTGGTACAGTGCTGGCCCATCCGCGTTACTTACAG CATCACATTAAATACCAACACCTGATGAAGAAGAAGTACGTCTGCCCTCATCCCTCATGCGGACGACTCTTCCGGCTGCAGAAACAGCTACTGCGGCATGCCAAGCACCACACCG ATCAGAGAGACTATATCTGTGAGTTCTGTGCTCGCGCCTTCAAGAGCTCTCACAACCTGGCTGTGCATCGAATGAtacacaccggagagaaaccacTGCA GTGTGAAATCTGTGGTTTCACTTGCCGTCAGAAGGCCTCTCTTAACTGGCACATGAAGAAGCATGATGCAGATGCCACGTACCAGTTCTCCTGCAGCATCTGTGGTAAGAAGTTTGAAAAGAAGGACAGTGTGGTGGCTCACAAAGCCAAGAGCCACCCCGAGGTGCTCATTGCCGAGGCCCTGGCCTCCAATCCCGGAGCCCTCATCACCACTCCTACCGGAGTCATCTCGCTCCTGGAGACCTCCACAGGCTCCATACAGACAGAGCAGGTGGTCCCTGAGGCCCAGGGGAGCTCTGCCATACCAGCAGGTCAGGTGGGTCCAGTGATGGTTGTGGATCAGGATCACCCAGTACACACAATGCAGGTACCagtgaccctggccttgtcctcGACCGAAGAGGAGAACAGTTCTCCTTCACAGCAGACCTCCGCTCACTCTCTGCAGATGCCACTACAGTTTGTCTCGACGCAGCAACACCAAATCCAGCAGCTACCCATTCAGCCCTCCATGACCAGCGTCACCCAGCAGGCTCCTTTGGTCCAGCAGCTGCCTGTTCAATCCTACAGCCCTCAATCCCAGATTGTCCACATGGCCTTCAGAGCTCTTCCTCAGCAGCAGCTCCCACTGGTGTCTGTCGCACAGCAGCTGCCTCTTCAAACCACCCAGCCACATCCAAACCAGACCCTCTCTAGGCCCCCAAGCCTCAACCCAGAGGGGTCTGCTGAATCCCGGAGCGTTTTGGGATTCGGGGGCGATCCTGCCTCCTCATCATCtacttctccccagtcttccacTACTCCTTCTGAGACGAGACAGGTGGTCTGGGAGGGAGACGGGACTAATGAGAACGGAagtgggggtggggtttggggggtggGCGGAGAGGGGGAGGAGCCAAACATGACGGACAGTTCAGACAGCCAAATACAGCGTGCTCTGCTGTAG
- the LOC132143805 gene encoding E3 ubiquitin-protein ligase ZFP91-like isoform X2, which yields MEPQLSNNKEEMEKEAALEKSAGQSTASTPCRAFRGRGDGCLKTEGTCPPETNGAAPSVAGSGRVLRDRSTRAIPVWRQSDIGESRGEVTRDAVANRRRKAKCPRRRKSAAAAQGSSNAAREFSGDCDLPDEFEENKDALVNRAAHGRRVQMRSGARSCRGSPKTVFKIEPEMDIDYEEANKAVEKTGTSVEKKEEESLDDEDVIEVEECPFVDDPKDENYLPYSHSEEEDTVSSDEDAPFRDDTDDQSYDPKEIPKLRRRPPTRLTEKDKASMQETEIKTEGGESTDVQTAAEVDEGAEAPRKGRRRKDDKSPRLPKRRKKPPVQYVRCEMEGCGTVLAHPRYLQHHIKYQHLMKKKYVCPHPSCGRLFRLQKQLLRHAKHHTDQRDYICEFCARAFKSSHNLAVHRMIHTGEKPLQCEICGFTCRQKASLNWHMKKHDADATYQFSCSICGKKFEKKDSVVAHKAKSHPEVLIAEALASNPGALITTPTGVISLLETSTGSIQTEQVVPEAQGSSAIPAGQVGPVMVVDQDHPVHTMQVPVTLALSSTEEENSSPSQQTSAHSLQMPLQFVSTQQHQIQQLPIQPSMTSVTQQAPLVQQLPVQSYSPQSQIVHMAFRALPQQQLPLVSVAQQLPLQTTQPHPNQTLSRPPSLNPEGSAESRSVLGFGGDPASSSSTSPQSSTTPSETRQVVWEGDGTNENGSGGGVWGVGGEGEEPNMTDSSDSQIQRALL from the exons ATGGAGCCGCAGCTCTCAAACAACAAagaggagatggagaaagaggcGGCCCTGGAGAAATCCGCGGGGCAGAGTACCGCATCTACCCCGTGCAGAGCATTCAGAGGACGGGGCGACGGGTGTCTGAAGACCGAAGGGACTTGCCCACCCGAGACAAACGGAGCTGCGCCGAGCGTGGCGGGGTCCGGGCGCGTTTTAAGGGACAGGTCAACGAGAGCGATTCCCGTGTGGAGGCAGAGCGATATCGGGGAGAGCCGGGGTGAAGTGACACGCGACGCTGTGGCGAATCGCCGAAGGAAAGCGAAATGCCCGCGGCGCAGGAAGAGCGCAGCAGCCGCGCAGGGTTCCTCGAATGCGGCCAGAGAGTTCAGCGGTGACTGCGACCTTCCGGACGA GTTTGAAGAAAACAAGGATGCGCTGGTTAATAGAG CGGCCCACGGCAGACGGGTGCAGATGCGCTCAGGGGCCCGCTCCTGCCGGGGCTCGCCTAAGACTGTGTTTAAAATTGAGCCAGAAATGGACATTGACTATG AGGAGGCCAATAAAGCAGTCGAAAAGACAGGAACAAG TGTGGAGAAAAAGGAAGAGGAGAGCTTGGATGATGAAGATGTTATAGAAGTGGAAGAGTGTCCATTTGTGGATGATCCAAAAGATGAAAACTACCTACCCTATTCTCATAG TGAGGAAGAGGACACCGTCAGCAGTGATGAAGATGCCCCTTTTAGAGATGACACGGATGACCAGAGCTACGATCCTAA GGAAATTCCTAAGTTGAGGCGCAGACCCCCTACTAGACTGACGGAGAAGGACAAAGCTTCAATGCAAGAGACCGAGATTAAAACTGAGGGAGGGGAGAGCACAGATGTGCAGACTGCTGCTGAAGTTGATGAAGGTGCCGAGGCACCCAGGAA AGGTCGAAGAAGGAAAGATGATAAAAGCCCTCGTCTTCCTAAAAGAAG GAAAAAGCCGCCGGTACAGTATGTGCGTTGTGAAATGGAAGGATGTGGTACAGTGCTGGCCCATCCGCGTTACTTACAG CATCACATTAAATACCAACACCTGATGAAGAAGAAGTACGTCTGCCCTCATCCCTCATGCGGACGACTCTTCCGGCTGCAGAAACAGCTACTGCGGCATGCCAAGCACCACACCG ATCAGAGAGACTATATCTGTGAGTTCTGTGCTCGCGCCTTCAAGAGCTCTCACAACCTGGCTGTGCATCGAATGAtacacaccggagagaaaccacTGCA GTGTGAAATCTGTGGTTTCACTTGCCGTCAGAAGGCCTCTCTTAACTGGCACATGAAGAAGCATGATGCAGATGCCACGTACCAGTTCTCCTGCAGCATCTGTGGTAAGAAGTTTGAAAAGAAGGACAGTGTGGTGGCTCACAAAGCCAAGAGCCACCCCGAGGTGCTCATTGCCGAGGCCCTGGCCTCCAATCCCGGAGCCCTCATCACCACTCCTACCGGAGTCATCTCGCTCCTGGAGACCTCCACAGGCTCCATACAGACAGAGCAGGTGGTCCCTGAGGCCCAGGGGAGCTCTGCCATACCAGCAGGTCAGGTGGGTCCAGTGATGGTTGTGGATCAGGATCACCCAGTACACACAATGCAGGTACCagtgaccctggccttgtcctcGACCGAAGAGGAGAACAGTTCTCCTTCACAGCAGACCTCCGCTCACTCTCTGCAGATGCCACTACAGTTTGTCTCGACGCAGCAACACCAAATCCAGCAGCTACCCATTCAGCCCTCCATGACCAGCGTCACCCAGCAGGCTCCTTTGGTCCAGCAGCTGCCTGTTCAATCCTACAGCCCTCAATCCCAGATTGTCCACATGGCCTTCAGAGCTCTTCCTCAGCAGCAGCTCCCACTGGTGTCTGTCGCACAGCAGCTGCCTCTTCAAACCACCCAGCCACATCCAAACCAGACCCTCTCTAGGCCCCCAAGCCTCAACCCAGAGGGGTCTGCTGAATCCCGGAGCGTTTTGGGATTCGGGGGCGATCCTGCCTCCTCATCATCtacttctccccagtcttccacTACTCCTTCTGAGACGAGACAGGTGGTCTGGGAGGGAGACGGGACTAATGAGAACGGAagtgggggtggggtttggggggtggGCGGAGAGGGGGAGGAGCCAAACATGACGGACAGTTCAGACAGCCAAATACAGCGTGCTCTGCTGTAG
- the LOC132143805 gene encoding E3 ubiquitin-protein ligase ZFP91-like isoform X7, whose translation MRPESSAVTATFRTTAHGRRVQMRSGARSCRGSPKTVFKIEPEMDIDYEEANKAVEKTGTSVEKKEEESLDDEDVIEVEECPFVDDPKDENYLPYSHSEEEDTVSSDEDAPFRDDTDDQSYDPKEIPKLRRRPPTRLTEKDKASMQETEIKTEGGESTDVQTAAEVDEGAEAPRKRGRRRKDDKSPRLPKRRKKPPVQYVRCEMEGCGTVLAHPRYLQHHIKYQHLMKKKYVCPHPSCGRLFRLQKQLLRHAKHHTDQRDYICEFCARAFKSSHNLAVHRMIHTGEKPLQCEICGFTCRQKASLNWHMKKHDADATYQFSCSICGKKFEKKDSVVAHKAKSHPEVLIAEALASNPGALITTPTGVISLLETSTGSIQTEQVVPEAQGSSAIPAGQVGPVMVVDQDHPVHTMQVPVTLALSSTEEENSSPSQQTSAHSLQMPLQFVSTQQHQIQQLPIQPSMTSVTQQAPLVQQLPVQSYSPQSQIVHMAFRALPQQQLPLVSVAQQLPLQTTQPHPNQTLSRPPSLNPEGSAESRSVLGFGGDPASSSSTSPQSSTTPSETRQVVWEGDGTNENGSGGGVWGVGGEGEEPNMTDSSDSQIQRALL comes from the exons ATGCGGCCAGAGAGTTCAGCGGTGACTGCGACCTTCCGGACGA CGGCCCACGGCAGACGGGTGCAGATGCGCTCAGGGGCCCGCTCCTGCCGGGGCTCGCCTAAGACTGTGTTTAAAATTGAGCCAGAAATGGACATTGACTATG AGGAGGCCAATAAAGCAGTCGAAAAGACAGGAACAAG TGTGGAGAAAAAGGAAGAGGAGAGCTTGGATGATGAAGATGTTATAGAAGTGGAAGAGTGTCCATTTGTGGATGATCCAAAAGATGAAAACTACCTACCCTATTCTCATAG TGAGGAAGAGGACACCGTCAGCAGTGATGAAGATGCCCCTTTTAGAGATGACACGGATGACCAGAGCTACGATCCTAA GGAAATTCCTAAGTTGAGGCGCAGACCCCCTACTAGACTGACGGAGAAGGACAAAGCTTCAATGCAAGAGACCGAGATTAAAACTGAGGGAGGGGAGAGCACAGATGTGCAGACTGCTGCTGAAGTTGATGAAGGTGCCGAGGCACCCAGGAA AAGAGGTCGAAGAAGGAAAGATGATAAAAGCCCTCGTCTTCCTAAAAGAAG GAAAAAGCCGCCGGTACAGTATGTGCGTTGTGAAATGGAAGGATGTGGTACAGTGCTGGCCCATCCGCGTTACTTACAG CATCACATTAAATACCAACACCTGATGAAGAAGAAGTACGTCTGCCCTCATCCCTCATGCGGACGACTCTTCCGGCTGCAGAAACAGCTACTGCGGCATGCCAAGCACCACACCG ATCAGAGAGACTATATCTGTGAGTTCTGTGCTCGCGCCTTCAAGAGCTCTCACAACCTGGCTGTGCATCGAATGAtacacaccggagagaaaccacTGCA GTGTGAAATCTGTGGTTTCACTTGCCGTCAGAAGGCCTCTCTTAACTGGCACATGAAGAAGCATGATGCAGATGCCACGTACCAGTTCTCCTGCAGCATCTGTGGTAAGAAGTTTGAAAAGAAGGACAGTGTGGTGGCTCACAAAGCCAAGAGCCACCCCGAGGTGCTCATTGCCGAGGCCCTGGCCTCCAATCCCGGAGCCCTCATCACCACTCCTACCGGAGTCATCTCGCTCCTGGAGACCTCCACAGGCTCCATACAGACAGAGCAGGTGGTCCCTGAGGCCCAGGGGAGCTCTGCCATACCAGCAGGTCAGGTGGGTCCAGTGATGGTTGTGGATCAGGATCACCCAGTACACACAATGCAGGTACCagtgaccctggccttgtcctcGACCGAAGAGGAGAACAGTTCTCCTTCACAGCAGACCTCCGCTCACTCTCTGCAGATGCCACTACAGTTTGTCTCGACGCAGCAACACCAAATCCAGCAGCTACCCATTCAGCCCTCCATGACCAGCGTCACCCAGCAGGCTCCTTTGGTCCAGCAGCTGCCTGTTCAATCCTACAGCCCTCAATCCCAGATTGTCCACATGGCCTTCAGAGCTCTTCCTCAGCAGCAGCTCCCACTGGTGTCTGTCGCACAGCAGCTGCCTCTTCAAACCACCCAGCCACATCCAAACCAGACCCTCTCTAGGCCCCCAAGCCTCAACCCAGAGGGGTCTGCTGAATCCCGGAGCGTTTTGGGATTCGGGGGCGATCCTGCCTCCTCATCATCtacttctccccagtcttccacTACTCCTTCTGAGACGAGACAGGTGGTCTGGGAGGGAGACGGGACTAATGAGAACGGAagtgggggtggggtttggggggtggGCGGAGAGGGGGAGGAGCCAAACATGACGGACAGTTCAGACAGCCAAATACAGCGTGCTCTGCTGTAG